The following coding sequences are from one Paraburkholderia caballeronis window:
- a CDS encoding ABC transporter ATP-binding protein, translating into MNAPAAAAPRAAPILSLAGIGKRFGSFVALDGVSLDLLPGDVHCLLGENGAGKSTLCNVIFGVHQPDAGAMQVDGAPYRPRNPRDALDHGIAMVHQHFSLVDDATVLDNLLLGQARGWLDRAAHARRVRTVLERVGLELALDARVADLSVGERQRVEIVKCLMREPRLLLLDEPTAVLLPAEIDALLDTCARVAARDCAVVLVTHKLKEIARIASQATVLQSGRVVARSASPSAEIDRLVHAMIHRATADDDSGGDAGGTASRLSLVETERPSPNSRPLADEVLQIDGLGARDADGVTRLEHCTLVVNRGEIVGIAGVEGNGQTELGAVLAGMLPAAAGRFFVAGREMTHATPRDLTRAGVGIVPEDRHAVGCVTGMTVAENLLLNQLDRYTRGGFLNRRAMRADALDLMARFDVRASGPDALFGGLSGGNQQKAVLARELTLDPLVFLLAAQPTRGLDVGAVAAVYSQIRAARDRGAGVLLISSELDELMSVADRIVVLYRGRIMGSCAPDAANRGRIGAWMAGSGDPA; encoded by the coding sequence ATGAACGCGCCCGCTGCCGCCGCGCCGCGCGCGGCGCCGATCCTGTCGCTCGCCGGCATCGGCAAGCGGTTCGGCTCGTTCGTCGCGCTGGACGGCGTGTCGCTCGATCTGCTGCCCGGCGACGTGCACTGCCTGCTCGGCGAGAACGGCGCGGGCAAGTCGACGCTGTGCAACGTGATCTTCGGCGTGCATCAGCCCGATGCCGGCGCGATGCAGGTGGACGGCGCGCCGTACCGTCCGCGCAATCCGCGCGACGCGCTCGACCACGGAATCGCGATGGTGCACCAGCACTTCAGCCTCGTGGACGACGCGACCGTGCTCGACAACCTGCTGCTCGGCCAGGCGCGCGGCTGGCTGGATCGCGCCGCGCACGCGCGGCGCGTGCGCACGGTGCTGGAGCGCGTCGGGCTCGAACTCGCGCTCGATGCGCGGGTCGCGGACCTGTCGGTCGGCGAGCGGCAGCGCGTCGAGATCGTGAAGTGCCTGATGCGCGAGCCGCGGCTGCTGCTGCTCGACGAGCCGACCGCGGTGCTGCTGCCCGCCGAGATCGACGCGCTGCTCGACACCTGCGCGCGCGTCGCGGCGCGCGACTGCGCGGTCGTGCTCGTCACGCACAAGCTGAAGGAGATCGCGCGGATCGCGAGCCAGGCGACGGTGCTGCAATCGGGCCGCGTGGTCGCGCGCTCCGCGTCGCCTTCCGCCGAAATCGACCGGCTCGTGCACGCGATGATCCATCGCGCGACGGCCGACGACGACAGCGGCGGCGACGCAGGCGGCACCGCGAGCCGCCTGTCGCTCGTCGAAACAGAACGGCCGTCGCCGAACTCGCGGCCGCTCGCGGACGAAGTGCTGCAGATCGACGGCCTCGGCGCACGCGACGCGGACGGCGTCACGCGTCTCGAACACTGCACGCTGGTCGTGAACCGCGGCGAGATTGTCGGCATCGCGGGCGTCGAGGGCAACGGGCAGACCGAACTCGGCGCGGTGCTCGCGGGCATGCTGCCGGCGGCGGCCGGGCGTTTCTTCGTCGCGGGCCGCGAGATGACGCACGCCACGCCGCGCGACCTGACGCGCGCGGGCGTCGGCATCGTGCCGGAAGACCGGCACGCGGTCGGCTGCGTGACCGGCATGACGGTCGCGGAGAACCTGCTGCTGAACCAGCTGGACCGCTACACGCGCGGCGGCTTTCTGAACCGCCGCGCGATGCGCGCCGACGCGCTCGACCTGATGGCGCGTTTCGACGTGCGCGCGAGCGGCCCGGATGCGTTGTTCGGCGGCCTGTCCGGCGGCAATCAGCAGAAGGCGGTGCTCGCGCGCGAACTGACGCTCGACCCGCTCGTGTTCCTGCTCGCCGCGCAGCCGACGCGCGGCCTCGACGTCGGCGCGGTCGCCGCCGTCTATTCGCAGATCCGCGCCGCGCGCGATCGCGGCGCCGGCGTGCTGCTGATCTCGTCGGAACTGGATGAACTGATGAGCGTCGCCGACCGCATCGTCGTGCTGTATCGCGGCCGCATCATGGGCAGTTGCGCGCCCGACGCGGCGAATCGCGGACGCATCGGCGCGTGGATGGCCGGCTCGGGAGACCCCGCATGA
- a CDS encoding ABC transporter permease — translation MNLDVKLHGPRAWLHGIGASGERSPHLRVALVIAASIALAILAALALIALVGVPVGDALAAFADGAWGSPYAIGASVNRSLAFALVGTGFVIANRARLTNVGGEGQIAIGGIAATALSLYGGCAHLPAPLSFVVPMLGAALAGALWGGLPGVLKVKAGTNEVISTLLLSFIAVWLLYWCVQSEALLRQPMTNASTLPESLEIPDATKLPAVLAASGMNLNIGLPVTLALAVISAVMLKRTRFGFCLRAAGLNPVAARRAGLPITSSLIGGLAIAGAFGGLAGALMLQGDQYSLKAGFSSGYGFDGLVVGLLARDSITGVFAAALLFGFLRSGGINMEMVAQVPSALVLIVQGIVTVALAAGAMWLDRKGGSR, via the coding sequence ATGAACCTCGACGTCAAACTGCACGGCCCGCGCGCGTGGCTGCACGGGATCGGCGCGAGCGGCGAACGCTCGCCGCATCTGCGCGTCGCGCTGGTGATCGCCGCGTCGATCGCGCTCGCGATACTGGCCGCGCTCGCGCTGATCGCACTGGTCGGCGTGCCGGTCGGCGACGCGCTCGCCGCGTTCGCGGACGGCGCATGGGGCTCGCCCTATGCGATCGGCGCGTCGGTCAATCGCAGCCTCGCGTTCGCGCTGGTCGGCACCGGCTTCGTGATCGCGAACCGCGCGCGCCTGACAAACGTCGGCGGCGAAGGCCAGATCGCGATCGGCGGCATCGCGGCGACCGCGTTGAGCCTGTACGGCGGCTGCGCGCATCTGCCCGCGCCGCTGTCGTTCGTCGTGCCGATGCTCGGCGCGGCGCTGGCCGGCGCGCTGTGGGGCGGCCTGCCCGGCGTGCTGAAGGTGAAGGCCGGCACCAACGAAGTCATCAGCACGCTGCTGTTGTCGTTCATCGCGGTCTGGCTGCTGTACTGGTGCGTGCAGAGCGAGGCGCTGCTGCGCCAGCCGATGACGAACGCATCGACGCTGCCCGAATCGCTCGAAATTCCCGACGCGACGAAGCTGCCCGCCGTGCTCGCGGCGAGCGGCATGAACCTCAACATCGGCCTGCCGGTGACGCTCGCGCTCGCCGTCATCTCGGCGGTGATGCTGAAGCGCACGCGCTTCGGCTTCTGCCTGCGCGCGGCGGGCCTCAACCCGGTCGCCGCGCGGCGCGCGGGGCTGCCGATCACGTCGTCGCTGATCGGCGGACTCGCGATCGCGGGCGCGTTCGGCGGCCTCGCCGGCGCGTTGATGCTGCAAGGCGACCAGTATTCGCTGAAGGCGGGTTTCTCGTCCGGCTACGGCTTCGACGGGCTAGTGGTCGGCCTGCTCGCGCGCGACTCGATCACCGGCGTGTTCGCGGCCGCGCTGCTGTTCGGCTTCCTGCGCTCGGGCGGCATCAACATGGAGATGGTCGCGCAGGTGCCGTCGGCGCTCGTGCTGATCGTGCAGGGCATCGTGACGGTCGCGCTCGCGGCCGGCGCGATGTGGCTCGACCGCAAAGGAGGAAGCCGATGA
- a CDS encoding ABC transporter permease, which translates to MNVELLAVFAGASIRLAAPMMLASTGELVSERAGVLNMSVEGMMLTGAFIGATFSWLTGNPLVGLLCAIAGVIPLALLQAFLSVTLRANQIVTGIGINILALGGTTLAYREVFGERSSAAIPGLAHVSPVPGVLSAVFDQVWLLYAGVAMLIATSVVMRRTSLGIALHAAGVAPRAVDQSGLSVARLRYGAVVFSGVMSATAGCFISIGDIHTFTEGMTNGTGYLAIAAIIFGNWKTGRTALACLLFGAATAMQFQLPMFGLHVPTALLVMLPYLLALVAVAGLIGRQTAPPALAQPFRR; encoded by the coding sequence ATGAACGTCGAACTGCTTGCGGTGTTCGCGGGCGCGTCGATCCGGCTCGCCGCGCCGATGATGCTCGCTTCGACCGGCGAACTCGTCAGCGAGCGCGCCGGCGTGCTGAACATGAGCGTCGAAGGGATGATGCTGACCGGCGCGTTCATCGGCGCGACGTTCTCGTGGCTGACCGGAAATCCGCTCGTCGGGCTGCTGTGCGCGATCGCCGGCGTGATTCCGCTCGCGCTGCTCCAGGCGTTTCTCAGCGTGACGCTGCGCGCGAACCAGATCGTGACCGGCATCGGCATCAACATTCTCGCGCTCGGCGGCACGACGCTCGCGTATCGCGAAGTGTTCGGCGAACGGTCGAGCGCCGCGATTCCGGGGCTCGCGCACGTATCGCCGGTGCCGGGCGTGCTGAGCGCGGTGTTCGACCAGGTGTGGCTGCTGTATGCGGGTGTCGCGATGCTGATTGCGACGTCCGTCGTGATGCGCCGCACGTCGCTCGGCATCGCGCTGCACGCTGCCGGCGTCGCGCCGCGCGCGGTCGATCAGTCGGGGTTGTCGGTCGCGCGGCTGCGCTACGGCGCGGTGGTGTTCTCGGGCGTGATGTCCGCGACGGCCGGCTGCTTCATCTCGATCGGCGACATTCACACGTTCACCGAAGGCATGACGAACGGCACCGGCTACCTCGCGATCGCCGCGATCATCTTCGGCAACTGGAAAACCGGGCGCACCGCGCTGGCATGCCTGCTGTTCGGCGCGGCGACCGCGATGCAGTTCCAGTTGCCGATGTTCGGCCTGCACGTGCCGACCGCGCTGCTCGTGATGCTGCCCTACCTGCTCGCGCTCGTCGCGGTGGCCGGGCTGATCGGCCGGCAGACCGCGCCGCCGGCGCTCGCGCAGCCGTTCCGGCGGTAG
- a CDS encoding TetR/AcrR family transcriptional regulator, with protein sequence MVRTTQSTAKADADASAAAPTRRQQLAAKTRERMLKIAIREFAEKGFSGARVETIARRSKLNIRMIYHYFGGKEKLYVEVLEHVLAKLREAELAVSLDEHAVDPVAGIQQLYDFTEEHFSTHPELLSLLSWENLHRARYLKTSKRIPAMSSPVLDKLHTLIRRGETGGTLRRGIDPLHLYVTLVSLAYFHKSNAHTISRMFDTEMLAPAWQAAHKAQAHELVRAFLQSGEMAEVVPVRAVRGR encoded by the coding sequence ATGGTACGCACCACGCAGTCCACCGCGAAGGCCGACGCCGACGCATCCGCCGCCGCCCCGACGCGCCGCCAGCAACTGGCCGCGAAAACGCGCGAGCGGATGCTGAAGATCGCGATCCGCGAGTTCGCCGAAAAGGGCTTCAGCGGCGCGCGCGTCGAAACGATCGCGCGGCGCTCGAAGCTGAACATCCGGATGATCTATCACTACTTCGGCGGCAAGGAAAAACTGTACGTCGAAGTGCTGGAGCACGTGCTCGCGAAACTGCGCGAGGCGGAGCTTGCGGTGTCGCTCGACGAACACGCGGTCGATCCCGTCGCCGGCATCCAGCAGCTTTACGACTTCACCGAGGAGCACTTCTCCACGCATCCGGAACTGCTGTCGCTGCTGTCGTGGGAGAACCTGCATCGCGCGCGTTACCTGAAGACGTCGAAGCGGATTCCGGCGATGTCGTCGCCGGTGCTCGACAAGCTGCACACGCTGATACGACGCGGCGAAACGGGCGGCACGCTGCGGCGCGGCATCGATCCGCTGCATCTGTACGTAACGCTCGTGAGCCTCGCTTATTTCCACAAGTCGAACGCGCACACGATCTCGCGGATGTTCGATACGGAAATGCTCGCGCCCGCATGGCAGGCCGCGCACAAGGCGCAGGCGCATGAACTCGTGCGAGCGTTTTTGCAGAGCGGCGAGATGGCGGAGGTCGTGCCGGTGCGGGCGGTGCGGGGGCGTTAA
- a CDS encoding 1-acyl-sn-glycerol-3-phosphate acyltransferase — protein MSLILQRAYREDPKQFDGTATDRRDPDYIREFLPLLELMWRYYFRVSARGFEHAPAGEPFLVVGNHNGGINTPDAAMTLHGWCRQHGPDAPMYALMQPGIFTVPYLNVHAMKLGGLAASARTALRVLESGAPLMLYPGAGDDAYKPFRDRHRILFFGRDAFVRLALRLDIPILPVVTVGAHETLIVFDDGRERARELGLDQQGVERLPLTFSFPYGLALGTPFNVPFPVQIDMRMGPPIRFAGAGPKAANDPAKVKRGYDAVVHVMQAMMDRMVAERAAKRHPAATA, from the coding sequence ATGTCCCTGATCCTGCAGCGCGCGTATCGGGAAGACCCGAAGCAGTTCGACGGCACCGCGACCGACCGCCGCGATCCCGACTACATCCGCGAATTCCTGCCGCTGCTCGAACTGATGTGGCGTTACTACTTCCGCGTGTCCGCGCGCGGCTTCGAGCACGCGCCGGCCGGCGAACCGTTCCTCGTGGTCGGCAATCACAACGGCGGCATCAACACGCCGGACGCGGCGATGACGCTGCACGGCTGGTGCAGGCAGCATGGCCCCGACGCGCCGATGTATGCGCTGATGCAGCCGGGGATCTTCACGGTGCCGTACCTGAACGTGCACGCGATGAAACTCGGCGGCCTCGCGGCGAGCGCGCGCACTGCGCTGCGCGTGCTCGAAAGCGGCGCGCCGCTGATGCTCTATCCGGGCGCGGGCGACGACGCATACAAGCCGTTCCGCGACCGCCACCGCATCCTGTTCTTCGGCCGCGACGCGTTCGTGCGGCTCGCGCTGCGGCTCGACATTCCGATCCTGCCAGTCGTCACGGTCGGCGCGCACGAAACGCTGATCGTGTTCGACGACGGCCGTGAACGCGCACGCGAACTCGGCCTCGACCAGCAAGGCGTCGAACGCCTGCCGCTGACGTTCTCGTTTCCGTACGGGCTCGCGCTCGGCACGCCGTTCAACGTACCGTTCCCGGTGCAGATCGACATGCGGATGGGGCCGCCGATCCGCTTCGCCGGCGCCGGCCCGAAGGCCGCGAACGATCCGGCGAAGGTGAAGCGCGGCTACGACGCGGTGGTCCACGTGATGCAGGCGATGATGGACCGCATGGTGGCCGAGCGCGCCGCGAAGCGCCATCCGGCCGCGACGGCGTGA
- a CDS encoding polyprenyl synthetase family protein — translation MDSVTLKEEQSRPARSTQHFFDMLRHYRELVLARICELVPRNRYQRTLYGPMLEYPMREGKGFRPALCLAMCQACGGRMEEALDTAAAIEMFHNAFLIHDDIEDESESRRGFPTLHHQYGIAIATNVGDGLNMLAMRTLLGNTRTLGLERALMLIFEIERMARESTEGQSIELDWVRFNRAGVTVREYLRMSCKKTCWYTCIAPLRTGALIANVRPAELAAINAFGFKTGAAFQIQDDVLNLTAEMALYGKEIGGDIAEGKRTVIVVHLIAHAKPADRRRILDIYGRRRTDKSADDVAFVLACMRRYGSIRFASDLARRLTDSAARTFAQRFAWLPPSPYRRFLEEMIDYMIERQL, via the coding sequence ATGGACAGCGTCACGCTGAAGGAGGAACAGAGCCGCCCCGCCCGCTCGACGCAGCACTTCTTCGACATGCTGCGCCACTATCGCGAACTCGTGCTCGCGCGCATCTGCGAACTGGTGCCGCGCAACCGCTATCAGCGCACGCTGTACGGGCCGATGCTCGAATACCCGATGCGCGAGGGCAAGGGCTTTCGCCCCGCGCTGTGCCTCGCGATGTGCCAGGCCTGCGGCGGCCGCATGGAGGAGGCGCTCGACACCGCCGCCGCGATCGAGATGTTCCATAACGCGTTCCTGATCCACGACGACATCGAGGACGAGAGCGAAAGCCGGCGCGGTTTTCCGACGCTGCATCATCAGTACGGCATCGCGATCGCGACGAACGTCGGCGACGGGCTGAACATGCTCGCGATGCGCACGCTGCTCGGCAACACGCGCACGCTCGGACTCGAACGCGCGCTGATGCTGATCTTCGAGATCGAGCGGATGGCGCGCGAATCGACCGAGGGCCAGTCGATCGAGCTGGACTGGGTGCGCTTCAACCGCGCGGGCGTCACGGTGCGCGAGTATCTGCGGATGAGCTGCAAGAAAACCTGCTGGTACACGTGCATCGCGCCGCTGCGCACCGGCGCGCTGATCGCGAACGTGCGGCCCGCCGAACTCGCGGCGATCAACGCGTTCGGCTTCAAGACCGGCGCGGCGTTCCAGATCCAGGACGACGTGCTGAACCTGACCGCCGAGATGGCGCTGTACGGCAAGGAGATCGGCGGCGACATCGCAGAAGGCAAGCGCACGGTGATCGTCGTGCATCTGATCGCGCATGCGAAGCCTGCCGACCGGCGGCGCATCCTCGACATCTACGGACGGCGGCGCACCGACAAGAGCGCCGACGACGTCGCGTTCGTGCTCGCGTGCATGCGCCGTTACGGATCGATCCGCTTTGCGTCGGATCTCGCGCGGCGGCTCACCGATTCGGCCGCGCGCACGTTCGCGCAGCGTTTCGCGTGGCTGCCGCCGTCGCCTTACCGGCGCTTTCTCGAAGAGATGATCGACTACATGATCGAGCGGCAGCTTTGA
- a CDS encoding SCP2 sterol-binding domain-containing protein gives MHNDAMQTLEDALDVLRADAAASYHRVLLELEGLALDVQVGDERFDCRCMDARLRFDAVRRDMRKPQPDITVRTDRHTILALIDGRLTMMNAVLARQLAVQGDALTLARLSRAVVAFSEGALRSRGMRALLQRYRA, from the coding sequence ATGCACAACGACGCGATGCAGACCCTCGAAGACGCGCTCGACGTGCTGCGCGCCGACGCGGCCGCTTCGTATCATCGCGTGCTGCTGGAACTGGAGGGGCTTGCGCTCGACGTGCAGGTCGGCGACGAACGGTTCGACTGCCGTTGCATGGACGCGCGGCTCCGGTTCGACGCGGTGCGCCGCGACATGCGCAAACCGCAGCCGGACATCACGGTCCGCACGGACCGGCACACGATCCTCGCGCTGATCGACGGCCGCCTGACCATGATGAACGCGGTGCTCGCGCGGCAGCTCGCGGTGCAGGGCGATGCGTTGACGCTCGCGCGGCTGTCGCGCGCGGTCGTCGCGTTCAGCGAGGGCGCGTTGCGCTCGCGCGGGATGCGGGCGCTGCTGCAACGCTATCGCGCATAG